One Podarcis raffonei isolate rPodRaf1 chromosome 3, rPodRaf1.pri, whole genome shotgun sequence genomic region harbors:
- the KATNA1 gene encoding katanin p60 ATPase-containing subunit A1 — protein sequence MLTMSLVMISENVKLAREYALLGNYDSAMVYYQGVLDQMNKYLSSVKDTYLQQKWQQVRQEISVEAKHVKDIMKTLESFKLDSTPLKAAQQELPAHDGEVWSLPVPAERRSSPGARKRQSAHCSDCRSQNNRASAAPKVSSRPSSRSSNDKGKIIRGREKKDPQNKMKEEKNKPSSDISESEPKKFDSTGYDKDLVEALERDIISQNPNVRWDDIADLVEAKKLLKEAVVLPMWMPEFFKGIRRPWKGVLMVGPPGTGKTLLAKAVATECKTTFFNISSSTLTSKYRGESEKLVRLLFEMARFYAPTTIFIDEIDSICSRRGTSEEHEASRRVKAELLVQMDGVGGASENDDPSKMVMVLAATNFPWDIDEALRRRLEKRIYIPLPSAKGREELLRISLRELELADDVDLANIAQNMDGYSGADITNVCRDASLMAMRRRIEGLTPEEIRNLSRDEMHMPTTMEDFEMALKKVSKSVSAVDIEKYEKWIFEFGSC from the exons ATGTTGACCATGAGTCTTGTCATGATAAGTGAGAATGTGAAGCTGGCCCGTGAGTACGCCTTGCTGGGAAATTATGACTCTGCAATGGTCTATTACCAGGGAGTACTTGACCAAATGAATAAATACCTCTCTTCTGTCAAAGACACATACCTCCAGCAGAAATGGCAACAG GTTAGGCAGGAGATAAGTGTAGAAGCGAAGCACGTGAAGGATATCATGAAAACACTAGAAAGCTTTAAATTAGACAGCACGCCTTTGAAAGCTGCACAGCAAGAATTACCGGCTCATGATGGAGAAGTTTGGTCCCTGCCTGTACCTGCCGAACGTAG AAGTTCACCAGGAGCCAGGAAACGTCAGTCTGCTCATTGCAGTGATTGCAGGAGCCAAAATAACCGAGCGAGTGCAGCGCCTAAAGTCTCCAGCCGTCCCTCCTCCCGAAGCTCTAACGATAAAGGCAAAATAATCCGTGGCCGGGAAAAGAAGGATCCGCAGAAtaaaatgaaagaagaaaaa AATAAGCCCTCGTCTGACATTTCAGAATCTGAGCCAAAGAAATTTGATAGCACTGGATATGACAAAGACTTAGTAGAAGCTTTGGAAAGAGacatcatttcccaaaatccCAATGTTCGATG GGATGATATAGCTGATTTAGTGGAAGCTAAAAAGTTGCTCAAGGAAGCGGTGGTTTTACCCATGTGGATGCCAGAATTCTTTAAGGGGATTAGAAGGCCCTGGAAG GGTGTTTTGATGGTTGGTCCTCCTGGCACTGGAAAAACGCTTCTTGCAAAAGCTGTAGCTACTGAATGCAAGACAACCTTTTTCAACATATCATCGTCAACACTTACTTCAAAATACAGAGGAGAATCTGAAAAACTTGTTCGACTTCTATTTGAAATG GCTCGATTCTATGCACCAACAACAATATTTATAGATGAAATCGATTCTATCTGTAGTCGCAGAGGAACTTCTGAGGAGCATGAAGCCAGCCGAAGGGTGAAGGCAGAATTACTCGTTCAGATGGATG GTGTTGGAGGGGCTTCTGAAAATGATGACCCTTCCAAAATGGTTATGGTACTAGCTGCTACTAATTTCCCATGGGATATTGATGAGGCCTTACGACGGCGGCTAGAGAAGAGAATTTATATTCCTTTACCATCAG CCAAAGGTAGAGAAGAACTTCTAAGAATAAGCCTGCGAGAGTTGGAACTTGCTGATGATGTTGACCTTGCCAATATAGCACAAAATATGGACGGTTATTCCGGGGCTGACATTACTAATGTGTGCAG GGATGCTTCACTAATGGCTATGAGAAGGCGTATTGAAGGCTTGACACCAGAAGAAATCCGGAATCTTTCCAGAGATGAAATGCACATGCCAACCACAATGGAAGATTTTGAAATGGCTTTAAAGAAAGTTTCGAAGTCAGTCTCTGCTGTGGACATTGAAAAATATGAGAAATGGATATTCGAATTTGGATCATGCTAA
- the LATS1 gene encoding serine/threonine-protein kinase LATS1, translating to MKRSEKPEGYRQMRPKTFPASNYTGSSRQMLQEIRESLRNLPKPSEAAKVEQNVGKISTDDPRQGRNPPKFVTYHKALQEIRNSLLPFANETSSSTRGTSEVNRQMLQDLQAAGFDEDMVVQALRQTNSRSIEAAIEFISKMSYQDSRREQMAAAAARPVNAGTKPPGGVQQSVNRRQSWKGSKESLVPQRHGPALVDGLAFHSENPISQPDGGRPLSGSGITGFAQAHPGNGQRANPPPPPQVRSVTPPPPPPRGTTPPPPSWETNSQTKRYSGSMEYMISRISPVPPGAWQDGYPPQPINPSSMNPSTQGQRGINSVPVGRQPIIMQSSVNNKFSFSSGRAGMQNGNCQTDYIVHQNIVPGNSANRQPPPPYPMSPASQQSPTPLQMQAGGSAAPSYPNGNIPQSMMVPNRNSHNMELYNINVPGIPTSWPQSSSGHEIPTWQPNIPVRSNSFNNPLGSRQSHATNSQTSATTVTAVTPAPIQQPVKSMRVLKPELQTALAPTHPSWMSQPMQAVQPISFSEGPCTNMAVLSPAPEAPTYQGPPPPYPKHLLHPNPPVTSYESVAKPGKEDQPSFPKEEESEKNENSEGMDREKKQITTSPVPVRKNKRDEERRESRIQSYSPQAFKFFMEQHVENILKSHQQRLHRKKQLENEMMRVGLSQEAQDQMRKMLCQKESNYIRLKRAKMDKSMFVKIKTLGIGAFGEVCLARKVDTNALYATKTLRKKDVLLRNQVAHVKAERDILAEADNEWVVRLYYSFQDKDNLYFVMDYIPGGDMMSLLIRMGVFPENMARFYIAELICAVESVHKMGFIHRDIKPDNILIDRDGHIKLTDFGLCTGFRWTHDSKYYQSGDHPRQDSMDFSNEWGDPASCRCGDRLKPLERRAARQHQRCLAHSLVGTPNYIAPEVLLRTGYTQLCDWWSVGVILFEMLVGQPPFLAQTPLETQMKVINWKTSLHIPLQAKLTPEASDLIIKLCRGPEDRLGKNGADEIKAHPFFKSIDFSSDLRQQPASYIPKITHPTDTSNFDPIDPDKLWSEDKEGNVNDTLNGWYKNGKHPEHAFYEFTFRRFFDDNGYPYSYPKPIEYEYSNCHRLESESDEDEERTRREAQNHDLVYI from the exons ATGAAGAGAAGTGAGAAGCCAGAAGGTTATAGACAAATGAGGCCTAAAACTTTTCCTGCCAGTAATTACACTGGTAGCAGCCGGCAAATGTTGCAAGAAATACGAGAAAGCCTTAGAAATTTGCCTAAGCCCTCTGAAGCTGCAAAAGTTGAGCAAAATGTGGGTAAAATATCaactgatgatcccagacagggTCGAAATCCCCCTAAATTTGTGACCTACCATAAAGCATTACAAGAAATTCGGAATTCTCTGCTTCCCTTTGCAAATGAAACAAGTTCTTCAACAAGAGGAACATCAGAAGTTAATCGGCAGATGTTACAAGATCTACAAGCTGCTGGATTTGATGAG GATATGGTTGTACAAGCTCTAAGACAAACCAACAGCCGCAGTATAGAAGCAGCAATTGAATTCATAAGTAAAATGAGCTACCAAGATTCTCGGCGAGAACAaatggcagcggcagcagctagACCTGTTAACGCTGGCACAAAACCACCAG ggGGAGTGCAGCAGTCAGTCAACCGCAGGCAGAGCTGGAAAGGTTCTAAAGAATCCTTGGTGCCTCAGAGACATGGTCCTGCATTGGTAGATGGCCTGGCATTTCATTCCGAGAATCCCATTTCTCAGCCTGATGGAGGCAGACCCTTGTCTGGCTCTGGAATAACAGGATTTGCTCAGGCTCATCCTGGTAATGGACAAAGAGCAAATCCGCCACCTCCACCTCAAGTAAGGAGTGTaacccctcctcctccacctccccgAGGAacaactccacctcctccttcctgGGAAACAAATTCTCAGACAAAACGGTATTCTGGTAGCATGGAATATATGATCTCTCGCATTTCTCCAGTGCCACCAGGGGCATGGCAAGATGGCTATCCTCCGCAACCTATAAATCCATCATCGATGAATCCTTCCACACAGGGACAAAGAGGTATTAATTCTGTTCCTGTTGGCAGGCAACCAATAATCATGCAAAGTTCAGTTAACAATAAATTTAGTTTTTCATCTGGAAGGGCTGGAATGCAAAATGGCAATTGTCAGACTGATTATATTGTTCATCAGAATATTGTGCCTGGTAACTCAGCGAATCgtcaaccaccaccaccttacCCCATGTCTCCGGCAAGCCAGCAAAGCCCCACACCTTTGCAAATGCAAGCAGGAGGCTCTGCAGCCCCATCATATCCTAACGGGAACATTCCTCAGTCTATGATGGTTCCAAACAGAAACAGCCACAATATGGAGCTGTACAATATAAATGTTCCTGGAATCCCAACATCCTGGCCCCAGTCGTCCTCTGGGCACGAAATTCCAACTTGGCAACCGAATATTCCAGTAAGGTCAAATTCCTTCAATAACCCTCTTGGAAGCAGACAAAGCCATGCTACCAATTCACAGACTTCTGCCACCACAGTAACTGCTGTTACTCCAGCTCCTATACAGCAGCCAGTAAAAAGCATGCGTGTACTGAAACCAGAGCTGCAAACTGCCTTAGCTCCTACTCACCCTTCTTGGATGTCACAACCAATGCAGGCTGTCCAACCCATCTCCTTTTCTGAGGGACCATGTACAAATATGGCAGTCCTGTCACCTGCGCCAGAGGCTCCAACATATCAAGGTCCTCCACCACCGTACCCAAAGCATTTATTACACCCAAATCCACCTGTCACTTCTTACGAGTCTGTTGCAAAGCCTGGCAAAGAGGATCAGCCCAGTTTccctaaagaagaagaaagtgaaaAGAATGAGAACAGCGAGGGAATGGATAGAGAAAAGAAGCAAATAACAACTTCACCAGTCCCTGTTAGGAAAAACAAAAGAGATGAAGAAAGAAGGGAGTCCCGCATTCAGAGCTATTCTCCTCAGGCTTTTAAGTTCTTTATGGAGCAGCATGTCGAAAACATACTGAAATCTCACCAGCAGCGACTCCATCGTAAGAAACAACTGGAAAATGAAATGATGCGG GTTGGGTTATCCCAAGAAGCCCAGGATCAAATGAGGAAAATGTTATGCCAAAAGGAATCTAACTACATCCGTCTGAAACGGGCAAAAATGGATAAATCAATGTTTGTTAAGATTAAGACCCTTGGAATTGGGGCATTTGGAGAGGTGTGCTTAGCAAGAAAGGTGGATACAAATGCCTTATATGCAACAAAAACTCTACGTAAAAAGGATGTGTTACTTCGGAATCAGGTTGCTCATGTTAAAGCTGAACGGGATATTCTTGCAGAAGCTGATAATGAGTGGGTAGTTCGTTTGTACTATTCATTCCAAGATAAAGACAATTTGTACTTCGTTATGGACTATATTCCAGGAGGAGATATGATGAGTCTGTTAATTCGAATGGGGGTCTTCCCAGAAAATATGGCCCGGTTCTACATAGCAGAACTGATCTGCGCAGTTGAAAGTGTCCATAAGATGGGATTCATTCATAGGGACATAAAACCAGATAATATTCTGATAGATCGTGATGGCCACATCAAATTGACTGACTTTGGGCTTTGTACTGGCTTTCGGTGGACACATGATTCCAAATACTACCAGAGTG GTGACCACCCACGTCAGGACAGCATGGATTTCAGTAATGAATGGGGAGATCCAGCAAGCTGTAGATGTGGAGACAGGCTGAAGCCACTTGAACGTAGAGCAGCACGTCAGCACCAGCGCTGTCTGGCACACTCATTAGTTGGGACACCAAATTATATTGCACCAGAAGTATTGCTGCGGACAG GATATACACAGCTGTGTGACTGGTGGAGTGTTGGGGTGATTCTCTTTGAAATGCTTGTTGGACAACCTCCCTTTCTGGCACAAACACCATTGGAAACACAGATGAAG GTTATCAATTGGAAAACATCACTGCACATTCCACTGCAAGCAAAACTAACGCCAGAGGCATCTGACCTTATTATTAAGCTCTGCCGTGGGCCAGAAGACCGCTTAGGCAAGAATGGTGCAGATGAGATAAAAGCACATCCGTTTTTTAAATCTATTGATTTTTCAAGTGATCTGCGGCAGCAACCTGCTTCCTACATCCCTAAAATTACGCATCCCACAGACACATCAAATTTTGATCCAATTGACCCAGATAAATTATGGAGTGAGGATAAGGAAGGGAATGTAAATGACACACTTAATGGGTGGTATAAAAATGGCAAACATCCTGAACATGCTTTTTATGAATTTACATTTCGAAGGTTTTTTGATGACAATGGTTACCCTTACAGCTATCCCAAGCCTATTGAATATGAATACAGTAATTGTCATAGATTGGAGTCAGAATCAGATGAAGATGAGGAGAGGACCAGAAGAGAGGCCCAAAATCATGATCTAGTTTATATTTAG